The following are encoded together in the Pseudoxanthomonas sp. YR558 genome:
- a CDS encoding glycosyltransferase family 2 protein yields the protein MKIVIQIPCYNEAESLPVTLSHLPRTLPGCDEVEWLVVDDGSADDTALVAQERGAQHVVRHPVNQGLAAAFMTGLQAAIDRGADIIVNTDADNQYDARDIEALIRPILDGKAEMVIGARPIADTEHFSWIKKKLQSLGSAVVRLASGTSVRDAPSGFRAFTRDVAMRLNVFSSYTYTLETIIQAGQSNIRVVSIPIRTNPDLRPSRLVRSISRYVWRSASTIVRIFATYRPLTFFWMASGVFFAAGLGMGSWYLYFKFIGEGAGHVQSAILATACVIIGFLLVMMGFIADLIGVNRRLLERIDWRLKRLEQRAVSSPSQERSP from the coding sequence ATGAAGATCGTCATCCAGATTCCCTGTTACAACGAGGCCGAATCGCTGCCCGTAACGCTGTCGCACCTCCCCAGAACGTTACCGGGATGCGACGAAGTCGAGTGGCTTGTTGTCGATGATGGGTCGGCCGACGACACCGCGCTCGTTGCCCAAGAGCGAGGCGCGCAGCACGTTGTCCGCCACCCGGTGAACCAGGGCCTCGCCGCCGCGTTCATGACCGGCTTGCAGGCGGCCATCGACCGGGGCGCGGACATCATTGTCAACACGGATGCGGACAACCAGTACGATGCCCGCGATATCGAAGCCTTGATTCGTCCAATCCTGGATGGCAAGGCCGAAATGGTCATCGGCGCGAGGCCAATCGCGGACACGGAGCACTTCTCCTGGATCAAGAAGAAGCTGCAGTCGCTGGGCAGCGCCGTCGTGCGACTGGCCAGTGGAACCTCGGTGCGCGACGCGCCCTCTGGATTTCGCGCGTTCACCCGCGATGTGGCGATGCGGCTGAATGTCTTCAGCTCCTACACCTACACCCTGGAAACCATCATCCAGGCTGGCCAAAGCAACATCCGCGTCGTCTCGATCCCGATCCGCACGAACCCGGATCTGCGGCCGTCCCGCCTCGTGAGGAGCATTTCCCGCTACGTCTGGCGCTCTGCCTCCACGATCGTCCGGATCTTCGCGACCTACCGGCCCCTCACATTCTTCTGGATGGCCTCGGGCGTCTTCTTCGCCGCGGGTCTCGGCATGGGCAGCTGGTACCTCTACTTCAAGTTCATCGGGGAAGGCGCAGGCCACGTGCAATCGGCGATTCTCGCCACCGCTTGCGTGATCATCGGCTTCCTGCTGGTCATGATGGGATTCATCGCCGACCTGATCGGCGTGAATCGCCGACTGCTCGAACGCATCGACTGGCGCCTGAAACGCCTGGAACAGCGCGCGGTGTCCAGCCCGTCGCAGGAGCGATCGCCGTGA
- a CDS encoding methyltransferase domain-containing protein → MNLPISQPAGNHYDKYGTRNPIARQLMHGFLSDFDRLAAHVPAGDALEVGCGEGELSIRLARKGRRVKGCDIAGEVVDEARRRAELAGVDISFRVEGIQSLTPADACPLVVCCEVLEHLDDPEAGLDTLAELASPWLLTSVPREPIWRVMNMARGKYLADWGNTPGHLNHWSRKGFLKFLGRRFDIVQVASPLPWTMALCRSR, encoded by the coding sequence GTGAACCTTCCGATCAGTCAGCCAGCCGGCAACCACTACGACAAATACGGTACCCGCAACCCGATTGCGCGACAGCTGATGCACGGCTTTCTGTCGGACTTTGATCGGCTGGCCGCACATGTCCCTGCAGGCGACGCGCTCGAAGTCGGTTGCGGCGAAGGGGAACTCTCGATCAGGCTCGCTCGCAAAGGACGCCGCGTAAAGGGGTGCGACATTGCGGGCGAGGTCGTCGACGAGGCACGTCGGCGCGCCGAACTGGCGGGCGTCGATATCAGTTTCCGCGTCGAGGGCATCCAGAGCCTGACCCCGGCGGATGCCTGCCCATTGGTCGTCTGCTGCGAAGTACTCGAGCATCTCGACGATCCCGAGGCCGGGCTGGACACGCTGGCCGAACTGGCATCCCCTTGGTTGCTGACCAGTGTGCCGCGCGAGCCGATATGGCGAGTGATGAACATGGCTCGAGGCAAGTATCTCGCCGACTGGGGGAACACCCCTGGACACCTCAATCACTGGAGCCGTAAGGGCTTTCTGAAGTTCCTCGGCAGACGCTTCGACATCGTGCAGGTTGCCTCGCCCTTGCCATGGACGATGGCGCTGTGCCGGAGCCGATGA